The Scytonema hofmannii PCC 7110 genome has a segment encoding these proteins:
- a CDS encoding NACHT domain-containing protein, which produces MSQAYDWKRFWCPRSGKINLAGFGYLYDPDTDFGRYLNPDLVTFDAIADVPCLALLGEPGIGKSSAINAEKEKITVKIQKEGSKLLWLDLRTYGSEERLIHKLFESPTFHAWTQSDYRLYVFLDSLDECLLRINTLAALLVDELSNYSDQLERLYFRIACRTADWRNSLEQGLKKLWGKETVGVYELAPLRRVDIASAAQAEGLDENTFLQAIEQQEVAPLAIKPITLKFLLNIYRKNGSFPTQPTELYLQGCQLLCEETEQRRDVGLTGNLTADQRMVIAARIAAVTVFCNRYAVWMNIDQGDVPEEDVVIRELVSGTEFALGDEFSVTEAAVREALSTALFSSRGSHRMGWAHQTYAEFLAAWYLQQCQLTLKQMMSLIVHPGDSDGKLVPQLHETAAWLSSMNQQVFQEVIKTNPDILLNSSVATADDTVKANLVESLLKLYHEDKLVYESRFGAYTYLKHQNLAAQLQAYICDVTKNETARYVAIEIAQQCEVKSIQDDLANVALAPEQPYWLRVNAADTICRIGDEETKAKLKPLAFGEVGDDTEDELRGYGLRAVYPNHLTTVELFNIITQSNKNVRGGTYQDFIAKEIEQHIKLEDLSIGLKWVEQQPSRYNQDYPFDKLSDAIILQAWKYVDNPNILKLFAKVVDLKLKNHEKLIKSHFYNAEAPTFENILIQNEDKRRKILETIVKIISESEAEENIWALSYGFPGIDKDFVWVLRKLRESPNDKIKEIWAKIIWQMFKRYDPEQVNLILTACQDSPLLKTQFAGLIDPVELGSSQAEKAKADYLENLKWQESNNQQLLDPLPKERIIQLLDQFESGNIDSWWLLCQEMTLMPDSQYYDDVLLRKSDLTTLSGWKEAESSIKARIVEAAKVYIDKGNPETHKWLGTNTFYESALAGYKAIRLILEEAPEHIFTIPAYIWQKWASLILDYPKEGDEKSQNIHQEVLSITYQNAPDEIINTLMLLIDQENQKHGCIFIHRTLEKCWNEKLASAIFEKVQDENLKHQSFNTLLEELIKHKANSAKIFAESLIPLPLPKDGEERVKAIAAAKALINYADDAGWSVVWPAIQQDLEFCREVIGSFSFLLSHEGSLEKRLKEEYIADLYIFLVKQYPFIKTITENDPSFEELQGRKANVMTSNDYILRWINYIPQRLKNRGTPKACEAIRRIMRELPEQKDKLKRFLLEAEALTRRNTWNPPQPSLIIELAKSQYRKEVQPLVNYGIIQNINDSTVHGSVQAIQGDNNQQLTTLTPTPLTE; this is translated from the coding sequence ATGTCCCAAGCTTACGACTGGAAAAGGTTTTGGTGTCCAAGGTCAGGTAAGATTAATCTGGCAGGATTTGGTTATTTATATGACCCGGATACAGACTTTGGGCGTTACCTCAATCCAGATTTAGTTACATTCGATGCGATCGCGGATGTACCCTGCTTAGCGTTACTAGGAGAACCAGGAATTGGTAAGAGTTCTGCCATTAACGCAGAGAAAGAAAAAATTACAGTGAAAATCCAAAAGGAAGGTTCCAAGCTACTTTGGTTAGACCTTCGCACTTACGGTAGTGAAGAAAGATTGATTCACAAGCTGTTTGAGAGCCCAACTTTCCATGCTTGGACACAGAGCGATTATCGGCTTTATGTTTTTCTTGACAGTTTAGATGAGTGTCTATTAAGGATTAATACTTTAGCAGCACTTTTAGTAGATGAACTGTCGAATTACTCAGATCAATTAGAACGCTTATACTTTCGTATTGCTTGCAGAACTGCTGACTGGCGTAATAGCCTCGAACAAGGTTTGAAAAAACTTTGGGGAAAAGAAACTGTAGGAGTTTACGAGTTAGCTCCCTTGCGTCGGGTAGATATTGCTTCGGCTGCACAAGCAGAAGGTTTAGACGAGAATACCTTTCTTCAAGCCATTGAACAACAAGAAGTTGCACCACTAGCGATTAAACCAATTACACTCAAATTTTTGCTAAACATATATCGCAAAAATGGTAGTTTCCCTACCCAGCCGACGGAACTATATTTACAAGGTTGCCAATTACTTTGCGAAGAAACCGAACAACGGCGCGATGTCGGACTCACTGGTAACTTAACTGCTGACCAGAGAATGGTTATTGCGGCTCGTATTGCAGCCGTAACAGTTTTCTGCAATCGATATGCTGTTTGGATGAACATAGATCAGGGCGATGTTCCAGAAGAAGATGTTGTAATACGCGAGCTAGTTAGTGGAACAGAATTTGCTCTGGGAGACGAATTTTCTGTCACAGAAGCAGCTGTTAGAGAAGCATTATCTACAGCATTATTTTCTTCTCGCGGTTCTCACCGCATGGGATGGGCACACCAAACTTATGCTGAGTTTCTTGCTGCTTGGTATTTGCAACAGTGTCAATTAACTTTAAAGCAAATGATGAGCTTAATCGTTCATCCAGGCGATTCTGATGGTAAATTAGTTCCTCAACTTCATGAAACAGCCGCTTGGTTATCGAGTATGAATCAACAAGTTTTTCAAGAGGTAATTAAGACAAATCCAGATATTTTATTAAACAGCAGTGTAGCTACTGCTGATGATACAGTAAAAGCAAATTTGGTTGAGTCGTTGCTAAAACTGTATCATGAAGACAAATTAGTTTATGAATCTAGATTCGGAGCTTATACCTATCTCAAACATCAAAACCTAGCGGCACAACTTCAAGCCTATATTTGTGATGTAACTAAGAATGAAACGGCACGATATGTAGCAATAGAAATAGCACAACAATGTGAGGTTAAATCTATTCAAGACGACCTAGCAAATGTTGCCCTAGCCCCCGAACAACCTTATTGGCTTAGAGTCAATGCAGCAGATACTATCTGTCGAATTGGTGACGAAGAAACGAAGGCAAAATTAAAACCATTAGCATTTGGCGAAGTTGGGGATGATACTGAAGACGAGCTTAGGGGTTATGGTCTTCGTGCTGTTTATCCCAATCATTTAACTACAGTAGAATTGTTTAATATAATTACGCAGTCGAATAAAAATGTTAGGGGCGGAACATATCAAGATTTTATAGCCAAAGAAATTGAACAACATATTAAATTGGAAGATTTATCCATAGGTTTAAAATGGGTTGAGCAGCAACCTAGTAGGTACAATCAGGATTATCCATTTGATAAGCTTTCAGATGCCATAATACTTCAAGCTTGGAAATACGTTGACAATCCAAATATACTCAAACTTTTTGCAAAAGTAGTTGATTTGAAGCTAAAAAATCATGAAAAATTAATAAAGAGCCATTTCTATAACGCTGAAGCACCAACCTTTGAAAATATTTTGATACAAAATGAAGATAAACGTCGCAAAATACTAGAAACAATAGTTAAAATTATCTCTGAATCAGAAGCAGAAGAAAATATATGGGCTTTAAGCTATGGATTTCCTGGAATAGATAAAGATTTTGTATGGGTTTTGAGAAAACTTAGAGAATCTCCAAATGATAAAATTAAAGAAATTTGGGCGAAAATAATATGGCAGATGTTCAAAAGATATGACCCAGAGCAAGTAAATTTAATACTGACAGCTTGTCAAGATAGTCCCTTACTAAAAACACAATTTGCAGGACTAATTGACCCCGTTGAATTGGGTTCATCACAAGCAGAAAAAGCAAAGGCAGATTACTTAGAAAACTTGAAATGGCAGGAAAGTAATAATCAACAGCTTTTAGACCCACTTCCAAAAGAAAGAATTATTCAACTTTTAGACCAATTTGAATCTGGGAATATCGATTCATGGTGGCTTCTATGTCAAGAAATGACACTGATGCCAGATAGTCAATACTATGACGATGTGCTTTTGCGTAAATCCGATTTAACAACCCTTTCTGGTTGGAAAGAAGCTGAGTCATCAATAAAAGCAAGAATCGTAGAAGCAGCAAAAGTATATATAGATAAAGGAAATCCAGAAACTCATAAATGGCTGGGAACAAATACTTTTTATGAGTCTGCACTAGCTGGTTACAAAGCCATACGATTAATTCTAGAAGAAGCTCCAGAGCATATATTTACTATCCCTGCTTATATTTGGCAAAAATGGGCATCACTCATACTTGACTATCCTAAAGAAGGTGATGAGAAAAGCCAAAATATTCACCAAGAAGTTTTAAGCATTACATATCAAAATGCCCCAGACGAAATAATTAATACGTTGATGCTTTTGATTGACCAAGAAAATCAAAAACATGGATGTATTTTTATTCATCGTACACTAGAAAAATGTTGGAACGAAAAATTAGCAAGTGCTATTTTTGAGAAAGTGCAAGATGAAAATTTAAAACATCAAAGTTTTAATACTCTCCTTGAGGAGCTTATAAAACACAAAGCTAATAGTGCTAAAATTTTTGCAGAATCGCTAATTCCTTTACCACTTCCTAAAGATGGAGAGGAAAGAGTCAAAGCAATTGCCGCAGCAAAAGCCTTGATAAATTATGCGGATGATGCAGGCTGGTCAGTTGTTTGGCCTGCAATTCAACAAGACTTAGAATTTTGTCGAGAGGTTATTGGATCGTTCTCCTTTCTTCTCTCACATGAAGGAAGTTTAGAAAAAAGATTAAAAGAAGAATATATAGCAGATTTATATATTTTTCTTGTCAAGCAATATCCTTTCATTAAAACAATAACAGAAAACGATCCTTCATTTGAAGAACTTCAAGGGAGAAAAGCAAATGTAATGACATCAAATGATTATATCCTACGTTGGATAAATTACATTCCACAACGTCTAAAAAACCGTGGTACACCTAAAGCCTGTGAGGCAATTCGGCGAATCATGCGTGAATTACCAGAGCAAAAGGATAAATTGAAGCGATTTTTATTAGAAGCTGAGGCTTTAACTCGTCGTAATACTTGGAATCCACCACAACCATCATTAATAATTGAACTAGCAAAAAGTCAGTACCGTAAAGAGGTACAGCCTTTAGTAAACTATGGAATTATACAAAATATCAACGATAGTACTGTTCATGGTAGTGTGCAGGCAATACAAGGAGATAACAACCAACAATTAACAACACTCACACCTACACCTCTAACCGAATAA
- a CDS encoding ATP-binding protein → MKVQSVQLKYFKKFRDYVFDFTEPETGLARDTIVLVGMNGSGKTSLLQAIAATLGTATGRLENISDLEWVGFNYELLANNWGGMTPEVAVQVQFSSGELQAFRDFQQKLREMGRDLHSLSEEHNVTLRWNLLLQPTLIMWSN, encoded by the coding sequence ATGAAAGTTCAATCCGTTCAACTAAAGTATTTTAAGAAATTTCGGGATTATGTATTTGATTTTACTGAGCCAGAAACTGGGTTAGCACGAGATACGATTGTCCTGGTTGGAATGAATGGTTCTGGGAAAACAAGTTTGTTGCAAGCTATTGCAGCAACTTTAGGTACGGCGACTGGACGCTTAGAGAACATCTCCGATCTGGAATGGGTGGGATTTAACTATGAATTGCTCGCGAATAACTGGGGAGGTATGACGCCTGAGGTAGCCGTACAGGTACAATTCTCGTCTGGCGAACTCCAAGCCTTTAGAGATTTCCAGCAGAAGTTACGAGAAATGGGGCGAGATTTGCATTCTCTAAGTGAAGAGCACAATGTAACTCTTAGATGGAACTTATTATTACAACCCACTCTGATTATGTGGAGCAATTAG
- a CDS encoding CoA-binding protein, with product MPFNKLNDSAIRDVLTSAKVIAVVGHSDKPNRTSYQIAQFVRKVGYIVYPVNPQFQEIDGQPSYPSLKEVPSRIDIVNVFRRSEYLSEIVTEAIAINANTIWAQLGISDEAAVQKALDAGMNVVMDACILIEYLRLVRV from the coding sequence ATGCCGTTTAATAAATTAAATGACAGTGCAATACGCGACGTGTTGACCAGTGCAAAAGTCATTGCTGTTGTCGGACACTCCGATAAACCAAATCGTACTAGTTACCAAATTGCCCAATTTGTACGGAAGGTTGGTTATATTGTTTACCCCGTCAACCCACAATTTCAAGAAATTGATGGTCAACCCAGTTATCCTTCTTTGAAAGAAGTGCCATCACGTATAGATATTGTTAACGTTTTTCGCCGCTCTGAGTACTTAAGTGAAATTGTAACCGAGGCAATCGCTATTAATGCCAACACAATCTGGGCGCAACTCGGTATATCAGATGAAGCCGCCGTACAAAAAGCATTGGATGCGGGAATGAACGTAGTGATGGATGCGTGTATCTTGATTGAATATTTACGCTTGGTTCGTGTCTAG